In one Oxyura jamaicensis isolate SHBP4307 breed ruddy duck chromosome 14, BPBGC_Ojam_1.0, whole genome shotgun sequence genomic region, the following are encoded:
- the FAHD1 gene encoding acylpyruvase FAHD1, mitochondrial: MASSRPLARFWEWGRNIVCVGRNYAEHAKEMGSAPPSQPLFFLKPSSAYLREGSPILRPYYCDSLHHEVELGVVIGKRAQAVSQEAAMEHVAGYALCLDMTARDTQEECKKKGLPWTLAKAFNTSCPVSEFVPKEKIPDPHKLKIWLKVNGKLRQEGETSSMIFSIPYLISYISEIVTLEEGDLILTGTPEGVGSVQVNDEIEAGISDILSMRFKVAQQIRRS; this comes from the coding sequence ATGGCCTCCTCCCGGCCCCTGGCCCGCTTCTGGGAGTGGGGCAGGAACATCGTGTGCGTGGGGCGCAACTATGCCGAGCATGCCAAGGAGATGGGGAGCGCGCCGCCCTCACagcccctcttcttcctcaagCCCTCCTCTGCCTACCTGCGGGAAGGATCCCCCATTCTCCGGCCTTACTACTGCGACAGCCTGCACCACGAAGTGGAGCTGGGGGTGGTGATCGGGAAGAGAGCCCAGGCCGTGTCCCAGGAGGCCGCTATGGAGCATGTGGCAGGTTACGCCCTGTGCTTGGACATGACCGCCAGGGACACCCAGGAAGAATGTAAAAAGAAGGGTTTGCCCTGGACCTTGGCCAAGGCCTTCAATACGTCCTGCCCGGTCAGCGAATTTGTGCCCAAGGAGAAGATCCCGGACCCTCACAAGTTGAAGATCTGGCTCAAGGTGAATGGAAAGCTGAGGCAGGAGGGGGAGACCTCCTCCATGATCTTCTCCATCCCCTACCTTATCAGCTACATCAGCGAAATTGTCACCCTGGAAGAAGGGGACTTGATTCTGACAGGGACTCCTGAAGGAGTTGGGTCTGTGCAAGTAAATGATGAGATAGAGGCTGGGATAAGCGACATCCTGTCCATGCGGTTCAAGGTGGCACAGCAAATCCGTCGGTCCTAA
- the HAGH gene encoding hydroxyacylglutathione hydrolase, mitochondrial isoform X1 — translation MRGGGWRSLGTALRAGALLRAGPVWLRAVFLHAEHEQRKSKTVTQADMKVELLPALTDNYMYLLIDEETKEAAIVDPVQPQKVLDAVKKHGVKLTTVLTTHHHWDHAGGNEKLVKMETGLRVYGGDSRVGALTQKVSHLTTLKVGSLNVKCLCTPCHTSGHICYYVTKPNSSEPPAVFTGDTLFVAGCGKFFEGTPEEMYRALIEILGSLEPQTRVYCGHEYTINNLKFARHVEPNNVTIQEKLAWAKAKYDSGEPTIPSTIAEEFTYNPFMRVREKTVQQHAGETDPIRTMGAIRKEKDNFRVPKD, via the exons ATGCGCGGCGGGGGCTGGCGGAGCCTCGGCACCGCCCTGCGAGCTGGGGCCCTGCTCCGAGCCG GTCCCGTGTGGCTGCGAGCTGTCTTCCTGCACGCAGAGCACGAGCAGAGGAAGTCGAAGACGGTCACGCAAGCCGACATGAAGGTGGAGCTCCTCCCGGCCCTCACAGACAACTACATGTACCTCCTCATCGACGAGGAGACGAAGGAGGCCGCGATAGTTGATCCCGTGCAGCCCCAGAAG GTTTTGGATGCAGTCAAAAAGCATGGCGTGAAGCTGACCACTGTCCTGACCACACACCATCACTG GGACCATGCTGGAGGAAATGAGAAGCTTGTGAAGATGGAGACGGGGCTGCGTGTGTATGGCGGGGACAGCAGAGTTGGAGCACTGACACAGAAGGTGTCTCACCTGACAACGCTCAAG GTGGGATCTCTTAATGTGAAATGCCTCTGTACGCCGTGTCACACTTCTGGACACATCTGTTATTATGTGACTAAGCCAAATAGCTCCGAGCCACCTGCTGTTTTTACAG GTGACACGCTGTTCGTGGCCGGCTGTGGGAAATTCTTTGAGGGAACCCCAGAGGAAATGTACAGAGCGCTGATTGAGATTCTGGGCAGCTTGGAGCCGCAAACG AGAGTTTACTGTGGTCACGAATACACTATCAACAATCTCAAATTTGCTCGGCATGTTGAACCCAATAATGTAACCATCCAGGAGAAGCTGGCTTGGGCCAAG GCCAAGTACGACAGCGGTGAGCCAACCATCCCCTCCACCATCGCAGAAGAGTTCACGTACAACCCCTTCATGCGAGTGAG GGAGAAGACAGTTCAGCAGCACGCCGGGGAGACGGACCCTATCCGAACGATGGGAGCcatcagaaaagagaaggataACTTCAGGGTCCCGAAGGACTGA
- the HAGH gene encoding hydroxyacylglutathione hydrolase, mitochondrial isoform X2 produces the protein MKVELLPALTDNYMYLLIDEETKEAAIVDPVQPQKVLDAVKKHGVKLTTVLTTHHHWDHAGGNEKLVKMETGLRVYGGDSRVGALTQKVSHLTTLKVGSLNVKCLCTPCHTSGHICYYVTKPNSSEPPAVFTGDTLFVAGCGKFFEGTPEEMYRALIEILGSLEPQTRVYCGHEYTINNLKFARHVEPNNVTIQEKLAWAKAKYDSGEPTIPSTIAEEFTYNPFMRVREKTVQQHAGETDPIRTMGAIRKEKDNFRVPKD, from the exons ATGAAGGTGGAGCTCCTCCCGGCCCTCACAGACAACTACATGTACCTCCTCATCGACGAGGAGACGAAGGAGGCCGCGATAGTTGATCCCGTGCAGCCCCAGAAG GTTTTGGATGCAGTCAAAAAGCATGGCGTGAAGCTGACCACTGTCCTGACCACACACCATCACTG GGACCATGCTGGAGGAAATGAGAAGCTTGTGAAGATGGAGACGGGGCTGCGTGTGTATGGCGGGGACAGCAGAGTTGGAGCACTGACACAGAAGGTGTCTCACCTGACAACGCTCAAG GTGGGATCTCTTAATGTGAAATGCCTCTGTACGCCGTGTCACACTTCTGGACACATCTGTTATTATGTGACTAAGCCAAATAGCTCCGAGCCACCTGCTGTTTTTACAG GTGACACGCTGTTCGTGGCCGGCTGTGGGAAATTCTTTGAGGGAACCCCAGAGGAAATGTACAGAGCGCTGATTGAGATTCTGGGCAGCTTGGAGCCGCAAACG AGAGTTTACTGTGGTCACGAATACACTATCAACAATCTCAAATTTGCTCGGCATGTTGAACCCAATAATGTAACCATCCAGGAGAAGCTGGCTTGGGCCAAG GCCAAGTACGACAGCGGTGAGCCAACCATCCCCTCCACCATCGCAGAAGAGTTCACGTACAACCCCTTCATGCGAGTGAG GGAGAAGACAGTTCAGCAGCACGCCGGGGAGACGGACCCTATCCGAACGATGGGAGCcatcagaaaagagaaggataACTTCAGGGTCCCGAAGGACTGA
- the HAGHL gene encoding hydroxyacylglutathione hydrolase-like protein, whose amino-acid sequence MKVKVISVLEDNYMYLVIEERTRDAVAVDAAVPKRLLEIVRREDVVLRAVLTTHHHWDHARGNEELARLCPGLRVYGADERIGALTHKVAPDEELTFGAIRVRCLFTPCHTSGHMCYFMWEDGSPDAPALFSGDTLFVGGCGKFFEGTAEQMYTNLTQVLGALPKETKVFCGHECTVRNLKFALKVEPENEVVKKKLAWAKQRDDEDLPTVPSTLQEEFLYNPFLRVTEEAVQKFTGKTEPVEVLRALRTEKDNFKKPKERPHPQAVLAFDWGLFGPFLEKK is encoded by the exons ATGAAGGTGAAGGTGATCTCGGTGCTGGAGGACAACTACATGTACCTGGTCATCGAGGAGCGCACCCGCGACGCCGTGGCCGTGGACGCCGCCGTGCCCAAAAGG ctgctggagaTCGTCAGGAGGGAGGACGTGGTGCTGCGAGCCGTCCTCACCACCCACCACCACTG GGACCATGCGCGGGGCAATGAGGAGCTGGCGAGGCTCTGCCCCGGCTTGCGGGTGTACGGCGCCGATGAGCGGATCGGGGCCCTGACGCACAAGGTGGCCCCCGACGAGGAGCTGACG TTCGGGGCCATCCGCGTGAGGTGCCTCTTCACCCCCTGCCACACCTCGGGCCACATGTGCTACTTCATGTGGGAGGACGGCTCCCCGGATGCGCCGGCTCTCTTCTCAG GTGACACCCTGTTTGTGGGAGGCTGCGGGAAGTTCTTCGAGGGGACGGCGGAGCAGATGTACACCAACCTCACCCAAGTGCTGGGGGCGCTGCCGAAGGAGACG AAGGTGTTCTGCGGCCACGAGTGCACTGTCCGAAACCTCAAGTTTGCCTTAAAAGTGGAACCGGAGAACGAAGTAGTGAAGAAGAAACTTGCGTGGGCCAAA CAGCGGGATGACGAGGACTTGCCCACGGTGCCCTCCACGCTGCAGGAGGAGTTCCTCTACAACCCCTTCCTGCGGGTCAC GGAGGAGGCCGTGCAGAAGTTCACGGGCAAGACGGAGCCGGTGGAGGTGCTGAGGGCTCTCCGCACCGAGAAGGATAACTTCAAGAAGCCCAAGGAGCGGCCCCATCCCCAGGCCGTGCTGGCCTTCGACTGGGGACTTTTCGGCCCCTTTCTGGAGAAGAAGTGA